The sequence below is a genomic window from Zymoseptoria tritici IPO323 chromosome 13, whole genome shotgun sequence.
GAAGGATGCGGTGGAGATGTTGGAGGCGGGCGCGAGTCGGTTGGGGACGAGTGGTGGGGTTGGGATTGtgagggaggcgagggagggaaAGGGGAGTGGTGAGGTTGTGGATAAGGGAGCGTATTGAGTTGGTGTATATCAACCGAAAAGACTGAAGCAGATATCCGTGGCCATTACTGCAATCACGTGATACAAATGGAATGATGATGCAGATgaaaggagacgaagaagttGGTGAATGTTTTTGATTTGTATTTTTGAAGTACACTGACAGTACCACGCAAGGGTAGGCCTCCTCGATGCGCGGTGTCTGGGTCCTCACCCAGCAGCAGCTCCCATAATCAGAAACATGCCCGAGCTCGCCTCGCTAAGAAAAACGCACCACGCCATCTCACCTCCAATGCATCACAATTGAACGCCGTTTCCTCATCTGCAAAGCCCTCAAAAGCAATCCGCGCGCATATTCGTGTTGCTCGGGTCGGTGTATGACGAGAAGAAAATTTTCAGCCGAGGGTATGTGTCGAACTTTTCATATTCCACAGCGGTGATCTTCCCATCCATGCAGTATGTGCTCGAGTCTTCCATCCACTCATGTTCTTCTTCCCTTCCGTCCCTTGTTCCCGTGCAGCGCAGCCTCTACTTCCTCCTGAATGAGCAGCCCTCGGTCAAGCGGGCCTTGCCACCGGTGGGCTGGCAGAGGACCTGGGAGCAGCCGGCGCAGACGACGACGGTTTGTGCGTGCGAGAAGACAGTGGTGATGGTGAAGCAGCCGGGGCACTTGACGTCCATGAAGAATGAGCGTGGGCCTGGGACGAGGGTCTGATCGTGGTGTTAGTACGGAGGAGGCCGAGATGACTGTTTGTGGGTTGTGATGTACCTTCAGCTTGTGCTTGCGGGCCTCAGCCTGAGGCGTTGGGTTGAGGAGATCGACGGCGAGAACCTGTAGATAGCCATGTCAGTACGTGTCTTGGATTGATGCATCTCCATGCGCAGTGCCGCCCGCCGGGTCCCAATTCGATGTCGTGTGCTTCAAGGGGCTCGGCGGGTTCGGTGGAGGTCTCGATGGGGCGCAGAACTCACCATGATTGCGGTGTTTTGATGAGTGTTGGTTGATTGTGCTTCGGTTCGATGGTTTGACCGTGGTGTGGTTGAATTGGCGATGCAGTGCGCTGGGGGTGCAGAGGTGAAGCAGTGGCGATGAGATTTGCAAGTGTGAGCCGTGGGGAAGTGGCAATTCTTGGCGTCACGTGTGTCGGGAAGTAACGACGGATTGAAGTTCACGATGATGGAGTGAAGGCCCATCTTTCCCCTCACTTCTTATGCTCAATGCGATTATCGCCACTCGATGATGCTCGCGCCACCGGcgttcgacgacgaagccgACAGAATGCTCCCGATTGAACCACTTTCGGTTGCCCGCAATAAGCAAGGCTCTGGCCAGCCTGCCGTCGCCAACGATCGCCAACGATCGCCCATTGGGACGTCCAGTGGAAAGCCAACAGAAGAATGCCGGTGTCAGAGCAGGTCAGGGCGAACATTCGAGCTAGAAATATGCGCTGCCCTAGCAAAAGATGAAGACTATAGACACGGAGTGCTGGGACACGAATGAGCACCGCGGTCTTCTTGAATGTCGCTCAAACATGTCAATGAGACGCTTTACAACATCGACAACACTCTCTGCGGTAGGACGTGCGTCGTCACAATGCATGTCTGGAGAGAGGTCTAGTACCGCCGAATGGTATTGAGTCTGCAGCTATAGGCTATAGTGCTCAGCACCTTCTGATGTACAAGCTTCGTGCTCGAGAGAAGAGCGATGCAAGCCTGGTTTGTGAGCCGAAGGGCAGTACAAGTGTACCACTCGCACTGACTACACTCTGCGTCGTATGATGACAGCAAGTAAGTATGGCTATTCATGGAAGTCACGTTGCGCCTGAGGTCACCAGCAGCGTTATTCTGGCGGATTGTCTTCATTTCAATTTCCTACTGTACAGTGTATTAACAACGGAGGCCATGGCTTGACATGCCCGCACGGCGTATCTGTTCAGACACGGCGCAGACATAGACATGGTCTGTCTACCCATCTATTGGTGCAGTCATTCTGACAAGCTCGCCATTGTCAGTCACCTTTGCGCCAGGATGGGTCACATTGCACCCATAACCCCCAAGAAACCTGGATCCATGACTCTGAGGAACACATACGTATCGCATTCGTATCGATGCCGGCGTATACGTCTCGCCGACCCGCAAGCCACTTCTGCTGCATCTTCCGTGAGCATCATATCGGACGCGAA
It includes:
- a CDS encoding 40S ribosomal protein S27, whose protein sequence is MVLAVDLLNPTPQAEARKHKLKTLVPGPRSFFMDVKCPGCFTITTVFSHAQTVVVCAGCSQVLCQPTGGKARLTEGCSFRRK